The following are encoded in a window of Arthrobacter antioxidans genomic DNA:
- the mshA gene encoding D-inositol-3-phosphate glycosyltransferase — translation MSGVRRVAMLSLHTSPLEQPGTGDAGGMNVYVRSTALELAGVGIDVEIFTREAGEGRPRREVLADGVVVHHLDAGPRRRIPKEDLPGLTDTFADAITDVADLLADGHFDVLHSHYWVSGLVGLTLSREMNLPLIHSMHTMAKVKNLRMKALSAPEPADRIAGEEAVVEGVARLIANTSTEASELISLYGADPDRVDVVAPGVDLSTFNPGDRAAARAALAFPPEQFHVVFAGRIQKLKGPQVLVAAAAELRRRRPDIPLAVSILGAGSGAEALALQPLIDAAGLTRDVRLYPPVTASHLAQWFRSADAVVMPSFSESFGLVALEAQACGTPVVAANVGGLPQAVSDGRSGLLVNGHSATHWADVLERLHDDVHLKETLGRGAATHALAFGWQRTALLTAQSYRTAVERFPAATAR, via the coding sequence GTGTCCGGCGTCAGGCGCGTGGCCATGCTGTCCCTGCATACCTCGCCGCTCGAGCAGCCCGGCACGGGGGACGCGGGCGGCATGAACGTGTACGTCAGGAGCACGGCCCTCGAGCTCGCCGGCGTCGGGATCGACGTCGAGATCTTCACCCGGGAGGCGGGTGAGGGACGCCCGCGGCGTGAGGTGCTCGCCGACGGCGTCGTGGTCCACCACCTCGACGCCGGGCCCCGCCGCCGCATCCCGAAGGAAGACCTCCCGGGCCTGACGGACACCTTCGCCGACGCGATCACCGATGTGGCCGATCTCCTCGCGGATGGTCATTTCGACGTCCTGCATTCCCACTACTGGGTCTCCGGACTCGTGGGTCTCACGCTCAGCCGGGAGATGAACCTCCCCCTGATCCACTCCATGCACACGATGGCGAAGGTCAAGAACCTGCGCATGAAGGCACTCAGCGCCCCGGAACCGGCGGATCGGATCGCCGGTGAGGAGGCGGTCGTCGAGGGGGTGGCCCGCCTGATCGCGAACACGAGCACCGAGGCGTCCGAGCTCATCTCGCTCTACGGCGCCGACCCGGACCGGGTCGACGTCGTGGCTCCCGGCGTGGATCTCTCGACGTTCAACCCGGGTGACAGGGCCGCTGCGCGCGCTGCACTGGCGTTCCCGCCGGAGCAGTTCCATGTGGTGTTCGCCGGGAGGATCCAGAAGCTGAAGGGTCCGCAGGTCCTCGTCGCCGCGGCCGCGGAACTCCGGCGCCGCCGGCCGGACATCCCGCTCGCCGTCAGCATCCTCGGCGCGGGAAGCGGTGCCGAGGCGCTGGCCCTGCAGCCCCTCATCGACGCCGCCGGCCTCACCCGGGACGTGCGCCTCTACCCGCCCGTGACCGCCTCCCACCTCGCCCAGTGGTTCCGTTCCGCGGATGCTGTGGTCATGCCGTCCTTCAGTGAATCCTTCGGCCTCGTGGCGCTGGAGGCGCAGGCCTGCGGAACCCCCGTGGTCGCCGCCAACGTCGGCGGGCTGCCGCAGGCCGTCAGCGACGGGCGCAGCGGCCTCCTCGTGAACGGCCACTCCGCGACCCACTGGGCGGACGTGCTCGAACGGTTGCACGACGACGTCCACCTGAAGGAGACACTGGGCCGGGGGGCCGCCACCCATGCGCTGGCGTTCGGCTGGCAGCGTACGGCCCTGCTGACGGCGCAGAGCTATCGCACCGCCGTCGAGCGGTTCCCCGCGGCGACCGCCCGCTGA
- a CDS encoding phosphatase has product MNPAELAAYLDSVRITGLVATPRQDNLKHMRLFLERNEHLEFGVEHTRDWTYDDVFDLMHERVGTSPDRDHTEGQDTIDAGKCVAALDRFADRLGESARRRERILFATGHPAGLLPVHAAFARAVAAAGATVVRVPEGRVFGAGDIRQVFGVLVWHQHGGLMHTHFPEPMRLSLDTLTAAGHDLPDLVVADHGWAGHAANAGLPTVGFADCNDPGLFVSEAQGQLDVAVPLDDNVTPGLYEPLIDYVLGRAGLPRA; this is encoded by the coding sequence GTGAATCCCGCCGAGCTCGCCGCATACCTCGATTCCGTTCGCATCACCGGCCTGGTGGCCACGCCGCGGCAGGACAACCTGAAGCACATGCGGCTCTTCCTCGAGCGCAACGAGCACCTCGAGTTCGGGGTGGAACACACCCGCGACTGGACCTATGACGACGTCTTCGACCTCATGCACGAGCGTGTGGGGACGAGCCCCGACCGGGACCACACGGAGGGCCAGGACACCATCGACGCCGGGAAGTGCGTCGCCGCCCTCGACCGGTTCGCCGACCGGCTGGGGGAGTCGGCCCGCCGGCGGGAGCGGATCCTCTTCGCGACAGGCCACCCGGCGGGCCTGCTCCCCGTCCACGCGGCCTTCGCCCGGGCGGTGGCCGCCGCGGGTGCCACGGTGGTGCGGGTCCCGGAGGGGCGCGTCTTCGGCGCCGGCGACATCCGCCAGGTGTTCGGTGTGCTCGTCTGGCATCAGCACGGCGGCCTCATGCACACGCACTTCCCCGAGCCCATGCGCCTGAGCCTCGACACGCTCACCGCTGCCGGACACGACCTCCCGGATCTCGTCGTGGCCGATCACGGGTGGGCAGGCCATGCGGCGAATGCCGGGCTGCCCACCGTCGGCTTCGCGGACTGCAACGACCCCGGGCTGTTCGTCTCGGAGGCGCAGGGCCAGCTCGACGTCGCCGTCCCGCTCGACGACAATGTGACCCCGGGACTGTACGAACCCCTCATCGACTACGTCCTCGGGCGGGCCGGGCTTCCGCGGGCCTGA